A genomic stretch from Brassica napus cultivar Da-Ae unplaced genomic scaffold, Da-Ae ScsIHWf_127;HRSCAF=226, whole genome shotgun sequence includes:
- the LOC111207528 gene encoding uncharacterized protein LOC111207528 encodes MQHHSEMPASMKQPLCPKPRRVCPSLPHFLNPISCSLRSSNCQQGSEARSGVLSIIDKPMEGGTTETMWYAGSPPKRTGNPLVHDLHFIQYSLDLLPDFSSTKA; translated from the exons ATGCAACATCATTCAGAGATGCCGGCGTCGATGAAGCAGCCTCTTTGTCCTAAGCCACGTCGTGTGTGTCCTTCTCTTCCTCACTTCCTCAACCCTATCTCATGTTCCCTACGCTCTTCCAACTG CCAACAAGGTTCGGAGGCAAGAAGCGGTGTTCTCAGCATAATCGACAAG CCGATGGAAGGTGGAACAACAGAGACAATGTGGTACGCAGGGTCTCCACCTAAAAGAACCGGGAATCCGCTTGTACATGACCTTCATTTCATTCAGTACTCCCTTGACCTTCTCCCAGATTTCTCAAGCACCAAGGCTTGA
- the LOC125596764 gene encoding protein IQ-DOMAIN 20-like, which translates to MANSKRLFGVVRRNLLRRSPSSITTIRSSIQQTTRENIAAIKIQAFFRGHLGRRAFRALKSLVKLQAVARGVLVRRQARIALHCMHALARLQVRVRARQILSH; encoded by the exons ATGGCCAACTCAAAGAGATTGTTTGGCGTTGTGCGGAGGAACcttctccggcgatctcccagCAGCATCACCACCATTCGCTCATCAATCCAACAAACCACTAGAGAGAACATTGCCGCCATTAAAATCCAAGCTTTCTTCAGAGGTCACCTG GGAAGGAGAGCGTTTAGAGCGCTCAAGAGTCTGGTGAAGCTTCAGGCGGTGGCGAGAGGTGTGCTTGTGAGGAGACAAGCTCGAATAGCCTTACATTGTATGCATGCTCTTGCTCGCTTGCAGGTTAGGGTTCGTGCTCGTCAGATTCTCTCCCATTAA
- the LOC125596754 gene encoding aspartyl protease family protein 1-like, with product MAVARHVFVFLSVLVVVSWGLERCEATGKFSFEVHHMFSDAVKQTLGLDNLVPEKGSMEYFKVLAHRDQLIRGRGLASNNEKPSVTFMRGNFTIGVDVLGFLHYANVSVGTPATWFFVALDTGSDLFWLPCNCGTTCIRDVKDVGLPQSRPLNIYSPNASSTSSSIRCSDKRCFGSRGCSSPASICPYQIQYLSNNTFTRGTLVEDVLHLVTEDDGLEPVKANVTLGCGQNQTGLFGEGIALNGLLGLGLEDYSVPSVLAKANITANSFSMCIGNVIDVVGRISFGDKGYTDQQETPLVPVGPSPTYAVDVTEVSVGGEVLGVKLLALVDTGTSFTHLLEAEYDLVTKTFDDQVKDKRRPIDPKLPFEFCYDLSPNSTTIYFPKIIVTFGGGSQMILRNPLFSVFNEDGTAMYCLGILKSVNFKLNIFGQNFLSGYRIVFDRERMVLGWKWSDCYEDESLEATPPPPAIEAPSPRLSAPLPSPPPPPPLVSIATPPPFDPRNSTGNGTGGAASLSPPASQLLLLLSLLAFLSFT from the exons ATGGCTGTAGCTCGtcatgtttttgtgttcttgtcTGTGTTAGTGGTGGTGAGTTGGGGATTAGAGAGATGTGAGGCTACTGGGAAGTTTAGCTTCGAAGTTCACCACATGTTCTCTGATGCGGTCAAGCAGACTCTTGGGCTTGACAATCTTGTCCCCGAGAAGGGAAGTATGGAGTACTTCAAGGTTTTGGCCCACCGTGATCAGTTGATCAGGGGTCGAGGTCTTGCTTCCAACAACGAAAAGCCATCCGTCACGTTCATGCGGGGAAACTTCACGATTGGAGTCGACGTTCTGGGATT CCTCCATTATGCCAATGTCTCTGTGGGAACACCGGCTACATGGTTCTTCGTGGCTCTGGACACGGGCAGCGATTTGTTTTGGTTGCCTTGTAACTGTGGTACAACGTGTATCCGTGACGTGAAAGATGTTGGACTTCCACAG AGTCGACCACTCAATATATACAGCCCCAACGCATCTTCTACGAGCTCAAGCATTAGATGCAGTGACAAGCGTTGTTTTGGATCGAGAGGATGTTCTTCTCCTGCAAGTATTTGCCCTTATCAGATCCAGTACCTTTCTAACAACACATTCACCAGAGGGACCTTGGTCGAGGATGTGTTGCATTTGGTCACAGAGGATGATGGTCTAGAGCCTGTTAAAGCTAATGTCACGCTTGG TTGCGGTCAGAATCAGACAGGTTTGTTCGGGGAAGGTATTGCTTTGAACGGTCTTCTCGGGCTTGGTTTGGAAGATTACTCTGTTCCAAGTGTACTGGCAAAAGCAAATATTACCGCAAACTCCTTCTCAATGTGTATTGGGAATGTTATTGACGTTGTTGGGAGAATCAGCTTCGGAGACAAAGGCTACACAGACCAGCAGGAGACGCCACTAGTTCCTGTTGGACCAAG TCCGACTTATGCTGTGGATGTGACGGAAGTATCAGTTGGGGGAGAGGTTCTCGGGGTTAAGCTCCTCGCACTCGTTGACACTGGCACATCATTTACACACTTACTGGAGGCAGAATATGATCTTGTTACCAAAACT TTCGACGATCAAGTCAAAGACAAGCGACGCCCTATTGATCCAAAGCTTCCATTTGAGTTCTGTTATGACTTAAG TCCAAACAGTACAACCATTTATTTCCCTAAAATTATAGTGACTTTTGGAGGAGGATCACAAATGATTCTGAGAAACCCTCTTTTCTCTGTGTTCAATGAG GACGGTACCGCCATGTACTGCTTAGGTATTCTGAAGAGTGTGAATTTCAAGCTCAACATTTTTGGAC AGAACTTCTTGTCTGGTTACCGCATTGTATTCGACCGGGAGAGGATGGTTTTGGGTTGGAAGTGGTCTGACT GTTATGAGGATGAAAGCTTAGAAGCTACTCCTCCACCACCAGCGATAGAAGCTCCTTCACCAAGACTATCTGCTCCACTACCTagtccacctcctcctcctcctcttgttTCCATTGCTACACCTCCCCCATTTGACCCTCGTAACTCTACCGGAAACGGCACAGGCGGAGCAGCCAGCCTCAGCCCTCCTGCATCTCAACTCCTGCTTCTCCTATCTCTTTTGGCCTTTCTCTCATTCACATAA